The genomic interval CGGGAACACTTGGAGGACGGCGTGGCGGAGCTCGGACAGGCGACCGTACGACTCGCACCGGCAGCGGCCGCGGCGCGCCCGGCGCGGCTCGCGGACCTGGTGGTGGAATCGATCGTCGACGGGGTGGTGTCCGGCTCGATCTCGCCGAACGCGGTGCTGCCGCCCGAGTCGGCGCTCTCGGAGCAGTTCCAGGTCAGCCGGATCACGGTGCGTGAGGCGGTCAAGCTGCTCGAGGCCAAGGGCCTGGTCGAGGTACGCCGTGGTGTCGGCGCCGTGGTGAACGACGACTCCCGCTGGAACCTGCTGGACTCGGCCGTCCTCGGCGCGGCCGTCAAGCACGACGCGAACCTGACGATCCTGGACGAGCTGGTCGACGTCCGGATCGCGCTCGAGTCGAACCTGGCCGGCGTGGCCGCGGAGCGCGCGACCGACGAGGACCGGGCCGCGATCGAGGCGGTCTTCCACCG from Kribbella sp. NBC_00709 carries:
- a CDS encoding FadR/GntR family transcriptional regulator, which translates into the protein MAELGQATVRLAPAAAAARPARLADLVVESIVDGVVSGSISPNAVLPPESALSEQFQVSRITVREAVKLLEAKGLVEVRRGVGAVVNDDSRWNLLDSAVLGAAVKHDANLTILDELVDVRIALESNLAGVAAERATDEDRAAIEAVFHRLEADTTRPEVFIQTDVEFHDRIMAASGNRLARSIVSSVHSQARTSMRYQGHPSIEDVGITNSEHRVVLERILDRDAAGATQAMTDHIRSAWERRRPA